A genomic window from Scophthalmus maximus strain ysfricsl-2021 chromosome 17, ASM2237912v1, whole genome shotgun sequence includes:
- the gpatch8 gene encoding G patch domain-containing protein 8 isoform X1, which yields MSVHIGRIAGEVRITTNHHSDTDGASREAAAACVQKMADRFSRFNEDRDFQGGNHFDQYEEGQLELEQASLDKPIESDNIGHRLLQKHGWKLGQGLGKSMQGRTDPVPIILKYDVMGMGRMEMELDYAEDATEKRRVLEVEKEDTEELRQKYKDQVEKEKAIAKALEDLRANFYCELCDKQYTKHQEFDNHINSYDHAHKQRLKELKQREFARNVSSRSRKGGKKQEKMLRRLHELAEQRKHQDRTPGSGPMFKPTTVAVDGETAEDGDNMTPENPALTECVPEPEKSQASPKPGPAISFSLGKNSSSSPTPSSASKVSVSFSFAKKAPVKLETAAAVFADHGEEAMEDEESQDGEKAGGQEETPVSGTESPKGVSGGVEGGEGEEAAGTEEVQQPDDGASLASTLNKLKMMMKKEEGYAGQEPQYYHYIPPAHCRVKPHFQFLLFMKATDQCEIKVDEDEEEEEDELEEKKIKESPEREPNPDVTDSSPNKPEQEQEEKQEEEEKEATSTADSEPTPPSPKVKTQDVSSCAADAADVADAVSTAPTSPLQKAENTPVTMDSNSGPKIPTGPFFPVLSKDESTTLQWPSELLEFTKAQPSLSYSCNPLYFDFKLSRNKGARGGKAAKSPKPEESDDKGQEVATSTAEVDTTTTKPGTSADKEKSVTKGETGKLEGDEQKPETGSSSAKKKKKKKKHKKSAKHSKRKEKEKGAAQDAEGETEVMQEKPKKKKKHKRKKSKNKAPNQEEAAGDEKEKAKPKSEDKAVSSTVQLTTGGGGATANTGVELGKRKRSAKEVPSKSAAEEGGARKSSDKANTSEEHSGAKRQKTESGASQGASCSTSAQKSPGPGRPPSSESEEEGGSNTQRSRHHRSSPREQRRHHSEESRRSCSRSSRRGERRGTSRRRHRGKTSHSHSYSSSSERSSAGSSAYSHRSRSYSDSYSDDSAEGRRRRRSKRSSESEYERRGSRGRRRSRRHQYSSSSSDDSRSRSRSYSRRKRHRRHHRSSSRSSSSWSRSTSARSWRRSYSRSHSSASRSSSSAKVSPHRRVPRGRGDGDALRRDFNRSRIYRSQSPRSRGLNRNAHSSSSQALRPGGSRDAGEQKNSLTARQLLERVQSKKSSDDSATGTKSGVKIKDPPQGYFGPKLPPTLGSKAMLPLFGKLQAGKKPLIPLTRPDEGEKSGTGKEAEAEVILVEPIREFPPPPPPPAPPVQKVEEAPQITVVQEETQHPATEEVLQDPQQLFEQEPSMMMPQYQGDPGQDPSQNPMMEPLMPEMQQPQQMHAYPAYPPPDLEGEGMEAEEDGLAPLESQPITFTPEEMEKYSKLQQAAQQHIQQQLMAKQVKTFPSAAAAAAAANMAANLAPAPPQPTLQQIHIQQPTVSMASGTSITTMQHAILQHHAATAAAMGIHPAHAHHPHPAHAQLAQVHHIPQHHFTPISLSHLGHSLGHSLGHSLGHSLGHSLGHAGMIPAHHTAFLSGQPIHIIPASALHHTPLALHHVPHGLYPTLFTPRPSQAAAAAAALQLHPLLHPIFSGQDLQHPPNHGS from the exons GATAACATCGGGCACCGGCTGCTTCAGAAACATGGCTGGAAGTTGGGGCAAGGCCTTGGCAAAAGCATGCAGG GACGCACCGACCCTGTGCCCATTATCCTCAAATATGATGTCATGGGGATGGGAcggatggagatggag CTGGACTATGCAGAGGACgccacagagaagagaagagtgcTCGAAGTGGAGAAGGAGGATACAGAGGAACTGCGGCAAAAATACAAG GACCaggtggaaaaggaaaaagccaTCGCAAAGGCTCTGGAAGACCTGAGAGCCAATTTCTACTGTGAGCTATGTGACAAACAGTACACCAAGCACCAGGAGTTTGACAACCACATCAACTCTTATGACCACGCTCACAAGCAG AGGCTCAAAGAGCTGAAGCAGAGAGAGTTCGCCCGTAACGTTTCGTCACGTTCCCGAAAAGGCGGAAAGAAGCAAGAAAAGATGCTGCGGCGATTGCACGAGTtggcagagcagaggaaacacCAGGACCG GACTCCAGGAAGTGGGCCCATGTTCAAACCCACCACAGTGGCCGTAGACGGAGAGACGGCAGAAGACGGGGACAACATGACGCCCGAGAACCCTGCTTTGACGGAGTGTGTCCCGGAGCCGGAAAAAAGCCAAGCCTCCCCAAAGCCTGGCCCAGCCATCAGCTTCTCTCTGGGCAAGAacagctcctcctccccgaCCCCGAGCAGTGCGTCCAAAGTCAGCGTCTCCTTCTCTTTTGCCAAGAAAGCTCCGGTGAAGCTGGAGACAGCGGCTGCAGTGTTTGCCGATCACGGTGAGGAGGccatggaggacgaggagagccAGGACGGGGAAAAGGCAGGAGGACAAGAGGAGACACCCGTCTCCGGAACAGAAAGCCCCAAGGGAGTATCGGGAGGagttgaaggaggagagggcgaggagGCGGCGGGGACAGAGGAGGTGCAGCAGCCCGACGACGGAGCCTCGCTTGCCTCCACACTTAACAagctgaagatgatgatgaaaaaggaggaaggatACGCCGGACAGGAGCCTCAGTACTATCACTATATACCTCCAGCTCACTGCCGCGTGAAACCAcactttcagtttttgttgttcatgAAGGCGACGGATCAGTGTGAGATCAAAGtagatgaagacgaggaggaggaggaagacgagctggaagaaaagaagattaAAGAAAGCCCCGAACGAGAACCGAATCCCGACGTTACAGATTCTAGCCCGAACAAGCCCGAACaagaacaagaggaaaaacaagaggaagaggaaaaggaagccACTTCAACCGCCGATTCCGAGCCAACTCCTCCGTCACCTAAAGTGAAGACGCAGGACGTGTCTTCATGCGCGGCAGACGCGGCAGACGTGGCAGACGCAGTTTCCACGGCACCAACTTCACCCCTGCAAAAAGCAGAGAACACACCAGTTACTATGGATTCCAATTCCGGCCCTAAAATCCCCACTGGTCCCTTCTTCCCAGTTCTTAGCAAAGATGAAAGCACCACCCTGCAGTGGCCCTCTGAGCTCCTTGAGTTCACAAAAGCACAGCCTTCCCTGTCTTACAGCTGTAATCCCCTCTACTTCGACTTCAAGCTCTCCCGCAATAAAGGAGCACGTGGTGGTAAAGCGGCAAAGTCGCCTAAGCCCGAAGAATCTGACGACAAGGGGCAAGAGGTGGCGACCTCAACAGCGGAAGTAGACACGACTACTACTAAACCCGGGACCAGCGCCGACAAAGAAAAGTCGGTGACGAAGGGAGAAACTGGCAAATTAGAAGGTGATGAGCAAAAGCCTGAAACTGGCAGCAGCAGtgccaagaagaaaaagaagaagaagaagcataaGAAGTCTGCAAAGCACTCAAAgcgcaaagaaaaagaaaaaggagcgGCACAAGACGCAGAAGGAGAGACGGAGGTAATGCAAGAAAagcccaagaagaagaaaaaacacaaacggaagaagagcaaaaacaaagctCCCAATCAGGAAGAAGCTGCAGGTGACGAAAAGGAGAAGGCGAAACCAAAGTCGGAAGATAAAGCTGTTTCCTCCACTGTTCAGCTGAcaacaggagggggaggagccacaGCAAATACAGGAGTCGAGTTGGGGAAGAGGAAACGTTCCGCTAAGGAAGTGCCTTCCAAGTCTgcggcagaggaaggaggagccAGAAAAAGCTCAGATAAGGCGAACACCTCCGAGGAGCACAGCGGCGCCAAGCGCCAAAAGACGGAGTCTGGCGCATCTCAAGGtgcctcctgctccacctcggCCCAGAAGAGTCCCGGTCCAGGTAGACCCCCGAGCAGCGAGAGCGAAGAGGAAGGGGGCTCCAACACTCAACGCTCACGCCATCACCGGTCAAGTCCCCGGGAACAGCGGCGCCACCACAGTGAGGAATCCAGGCGCTCCTGCAGCCGCTCGTCAAGACGAGGGGAGAGACGGGGCACCAGCCGGCGGCGCCACCGCGGCAAAACCTCCCACAGTCACTCCTACTCCAGCAGCTCCGAGCGCTCCTCGGCGGGCAGCAGCGCCTACAGCCACCGCAGCCGCAGCTACTCCGACAGCTACAGTGACGACAGCGCCGAGGGCCGCAGGCGGCGACGCTCCAAGCGTTCCTCAGAATCTGAGTACGAGCGGAGGGGCAGTCGAGGACGCAGGCGCTCCAGGAGACACCAGTACTCCTCTTCGTCCTCGGACGACTCCCGCTCGCGTTCGCGCAGCTACAGCCGCAGGAAGCGGCACCGGCGGCACCACCGGAGCAGCTCccgcagctccagcagctggagCCGCAGCACCAGCGCCAGGTCCTGGAGGCGCAGCTACAGCCGGAGCCATAGCTCCGCCAGCCGCTCCTCCAGCTCGGCCAAAGTTTCCCCCCACCGCCGGGTTCCCAGGGGCCGCGGTGACGGCGACGCACTCCGCAGAGACTTCAACCGCTCTCGCATCTACCGCTCACAGTCCCCACGATCCAGAGGCCTTAACCGCAACGCCCACTCGTCCAGTTCTCAAGCTCTGAGGCCAGGAGGGTCCCGGGACGCAGGGGAGCAGAAGAACTCCCTCACCGCACGGCAACTTCTGGAGAGGGTTCAGTCGAAAAAAAGTTCCGACGATTCCGCCACTGGAACAAAATCTGGCGTTAAGATTAAAGACCCGCCTCAGGGCTACTTTGGTCCCAAACTACCCCCGACCTTGGGGAGTAAAGCCATGCTTCCGCTCTTTGGCAAACTGCAGGCAGGGAAGAAGCCCTTGATTCCCTTAACCAGACCGGACGAGGGCGAGAAATCAGGAACGGGGAAGGAGGCCGAGGCCGAAGTCATCCTGGTAGAGCCCATCAGGGAatttcctcctccaccgccgcctccagctccacctgttCAAAAGGTTGAGGAAGCCCCACAGATCACCGTCGTACAGGAGGAGACGCAGCACCCAGCTACAGAAGAAGTGCTCCAAGACCCTCAGCAGTTGTTTGAACAGGAGCCTTCCATGATGATGCCTCAGTACCAAGGAGATCCAGGACAGGACCCCTCCCAGAACCCCATGATGGAGCCCCTCATGCCGGAAATGCAGCAGCCCCAGCAGATGCACGCGTACCCTGCGTATCCACCGCCCGACCTGGAGGGCGAGGGcatggaggcggaggaggacggacTGGCTCCTCTGGAGAGTCAGCCCATCACCTTCACGccggaggagatggagaagtaCAGCAAGCTGCAGCAGGCAGCGCAGCAGcacatccagcagcagcttATGGCCAAGCAGGTCAAGACGTTCCCCTCGgccgccgctgcagcagctgctgccaaCATGGCCGCCAACTTGGCGCCGGCTCCGCCTCAGCCGACCCTGCAGCAGATCCACATCCAGCAGCCAACCGTGTCCATGGCCTCCGGCACGTCGATCACCACCATGCAACATGCCATCCTGCAACACCACGCCGCCACCGCCGCGGCCATGGGCATACACCCGGCGCACGCCCACCACCCGCACCCCGCGCACGCCCAGTTGGCCCAGGTGCACCACATTCCCCAGCACCACTTCACCCCCATCTCCCTGTCCCATCTGGGCCATTCCCTGGGCCACTCCCTCGGACACTCCCTGGGCCACTCCCTCGGACACTCGCTGGGCCACGCGGGGATGATCCCCGCCCACCATACCGCCTTCCTCTCTGGTCAGCCCATACACATTATTCCCGCCTCCGCACTTCACCACACCCCTCTGGCTCTGCACCACGTCCCACATGGCCTCTACCCGACACTCTTCACACCTCGGCCCTCgcaggccgccgccgccgcagcggCGCTCCAGCTCCACCCACTCCTACACCCGATATTTTCAGGGCAGGACCTCCAGCACCCCCCCAACCATGGCTCTTGA
- the gpatch8 gene encoding G patch domain-containing protein 8 isoform X2: protein MQGRTDPVPIILKYDVMGMGRMEMELDYAEDATEKRRVLEVEKEDTEELRQKYKDQVEKEKAIAKALEDLRANFYCELCDKQYTKHQEFDNHINSYDHAHKQRLKELKQREFARNVSSRSRKGGKKQEKMLRRLHELAEQRKHQDRTPGSGPMFKPTTVAVDGETAEDGDNMTPENPALTECVPEPEKSQASPKPGPAISFSLGKNSSSSPTPSSASKVSVSFSFAKKAPVKLETAAAVFADHGEEAMEDEESQDGEKAGGQEETPVSGTESPKGVSGGVEGGEGEEAAGTEEVQQPDDGASLASTLNKLKMMMKKEEGYAGQEPQYYHYIPPAHCRVKPHFQFLLFMKATDQCEIKVDEDEEEEEDELEEKKIKESPEREPNPDVTDSSPNKPEQEQEEKQEEEEKEATSTADSEPTPPSPKVKTQDVSSCAADAADVADAVSTAPTSPLQKAENTPVTMDSNSGPKIPTGPFFPVLSKDESTTLQWPSELLEFTKAQPSLSYSCNPLYFDFKLSRNKGARGGKAAKSPKPEESDDKGQEVATSTAEVDTTTTKPGTSADKEKSVTKGETGKLEGDEQKPETGSSSAKKKKKKKKHKKSAKHSKRKEKEKGAAQDAEGETEVMQEKPKKKKKHKRKKSKNKAPNQEEAAGDEKEKAKPKSEDKAVSSTVQLTTGGGGATANTGVELGKRKRSAKEVPSKSAAEEGGARKSSDKANTSEEHSGAKRQKTESGASQGASCSTSAQKSPGPGRPPSSESEEEGGSNTQRSRHHRSSPREQRRHHSEESRRSCSRSSRRGERRGTSRRRHRGKTSHSHSYSSSSERSSAGSSAYSHRSRSYSDSYSDDSAEGRRRRRSKRSSESEYERRGSRGRRRSRRHQYSSSSSDDSRSRSRSYSRRKRHRRHHRSSSRSSSSWSRSTSARSWRRSYSRSHSSASRSSSSAKVSPHRRVPRGRGDGDALRRDFNRSRIYRSQSPRSRGLNRNAHSSSSQALRPGGSRDAGEQKNSLTARQLLERVQSKKSSDDSATGTKSGVKIKDPPQGYFGPKLPPTLGSKAMLPLFGKLQAGKKPLIPLTRPDEGEKSGTGKEAEAEVILVEPIREFPPPPPPPAPPVQKVEEAPQITVVQEETQHPATEEVLQDPQQLFEQEPSMMMPQYQGDPGQDPSQNPMMEPLMPEMQQPQQMHAYPAYPPPDLEGEGMEAEEDGLAPLESQPITFTPEEMEKYSKLQQAAQQHIQQQLMAKQVKTFPSAAAAAAAANMAANLAPAPPQPTLQQIHIQQPTVSMASGTSITTMQHAILQHHAATAAAMGIHPAHAHHPHPAHAQLAQVHHIPQHHFTPISLSHLGHSLGHSLGHSLGHSLGHSLGHAGMIPAHHTAFLSGQPIHIIPASALHHTPLALHHVPHGLYPTLFTPRPSQAAAAAAALQLHPLLHPIFSGQDLQHPPNHGS, encoded by the exons ATGCAGG GACGCACCGACCCTGTGCCCATTATCCTCAAATATGATGTCATGGGGATGGGAcggatggagatggag CTGGACTATGCAGAGGACgccacagagaagagaagagtgcTCGAAGTGGAGAAGGAGGATACAGAGGAACTGCGGCAAAAATACAAG GACCaggtggaaaaggaaaaagccaTCGCAAAGGCTCTGGAAGACCTGAGAGCCAATTTCTACTGTGAGCTATGTGACAAACAGTACACCAAGCACCAGGAGTTTGACAACCACATCAACTCTTATGACCACGCTCACAAGCAG AGGCTCAAAGAGCTGAAGCAGAGAGAGTTCGCCCGTAACGTTTCGTCACGTTCCCGAAAAGGCGGAAAGAAGCAAGAAAAGATGCTGCGGCGATTGCACGAGTtggcagagcagaggaaacacCAGGACCG GACTCCAGGAAGTGGGCCCATGTTCAAACCCACCACAGTGGCCGTAGACGGAGAGACGGCAGAAGACGGGGACAACATGACGCCCGAGAACCCTGCTTTGACGGAGTGTGTCCCGGAGCCGGAAAAAAGCCAAGCCTCCCCAAAGCCTGGCCCAGCCATCAGCTTCTCTCTGGGCAAGAacagctcctcctccccgaCCCCGAGCAGTGCGTCCAAAGTCAGCGTCTCCTTCTCTTTTGCCAAGAAAGCTCCGGTGAAGCTGGAGACAGCGGCTGCAGTGTTTGCCGATCACGGTGAGGAGGccatggaggacgaggagagccAGGACGGGGAAAAGGCAGGAGGACAAGAGGAGACACCCGTCTCCGGAACAGAAAGCCCCAAGGGAGTATCGGGAGGagttgaaggaggagagggcgaggagGCGGCGGGGACAGAGGAGGTGCAGCAGCCCGACGACGGAGCCTCGCTTGCCTCCACACTTAACAagctgaagatgatgatgaaaaaggaggaaggatACGCCGGACAGGAGCCTCAGTACTATCACTATATACCTCCAGCTCACTGCCGCGTGAAACCAcactttcagtttttgttgttcatgAAGGCGACGGATCAGTGTGAGATCAAAGtagatgaagacgaggaggaggaggaagacgagctggaagaaaagaagattaAAGAAAGCCCCGAACGAGAACCGAATCCCGACGTTACAGATTCTAGCCCGAACAAGCCCGAACaagaacaagaggaaaaacaagaggaagaggaaaaggaagccACTTCAACCGCCGATTCCGAGCCAACTCCTCCGTCACCTAAAGTGAAGACGCAGGACGTGTCTTCATGCGCGGCAGACGCGGCAGACGTGGCAGACGCAGTTTCCACGGCACCAACTTCACCCCTGCAAAAAGCAGAGAACACACCAGTTACTATGGATTCCAATTCCGGCCCTAAAATCCCCACTGGTCCCTTCTTCCCAGTTCTTAGCAAAGATGAAAGCACCACCCTGCAGTGGCCCTCTGAGCTCCTTGAGTTCACAAAAGCACAGCCTTCCCTGTCTTACAGCTGTAATCCCCTCTACTTCGACTTCAAGCTCTCCCGCAATAAAGGAGCACGTGGTGGTAAAGCGGCAAAGTCGCCTAAGCCCGAAGAATCTGACGACAAGGGGCAAGAGGTGGCGACCTCAACAGCGGAAGTAGACACGACTACTACTAAACCCGGGACCAGCGCCGACAAAGAAAAGTCGGTGACGAAGGGAGAAACTGGCAAATTAGAAGGTGATGAGCAAAAGCCTGAAACTGGCAGCAGCAGtgccaagaagaaaaagaagaagaagaagcataaGAAGTCTGCAAAGCACTCAAAgcgcaaagaaaaagaaaaaggagcgGCACAAGACGCAGAAGGAGAGACGGAGGTAATGCAAGAAAagcccaagaagaagaaaaaacacaaacggaagaagagcaaaaacaaagctCCCAATCAGGAAGAAGCTGCAGGTGACGAAAAGGAGAAGGCGAAACCAAAGTCGGAAGATAAAGCTGTTTCCTCCACTGTTCAGCTGAcaacaggagggggaggagccacaGCAAATACAGGAGTCGAGTTGGGGAAGAGGAAACGTTCCGCTAAGGAAGTGCCTTCCAAGTCTgcggcagaggaaggaggagccAGAAAAAGCTCAGATAAGGCGAACACCTCCGAGGAGCACAGCGGCGCCAAGCGCCAAAAGACGGAGTCTGGCGCATCTCAAGGtgcctcctgctccacctcggCCCAGAAGAGTCCCGGTCCAGGTAGACCCCCGAGCAGCGAGAGCGAAGAGGAAGGGGGCTCCAACACTCAACGCTCACGCCATCACCGGTCAAGTCCCCGGGAACAGCGGCGCCACCACAGTGAGGAATCCAGGCGCTCCTGCAGCCGCTCGTCAAGACGAGGGGAGAGACGGGGCACCAGCCGGCGGCGCCACCGCGGCAAAACCTCCCACAGTCACTCCTACTCCAGCAGCTCCGAGCGCTCCTCGGCGGGCAGCAGCGCCTACAGCCACCGCAGCCGCAGCTACTCCGACAGCTACAGTGACGACAGCGCCGAGGGCCGCAGGCGGCGACGCTCCAAGCGTTCCTCAGAATCTGAGTACGAGCGGAGGGGCAGTCGAGGACGCAGGCGCTCCAGGAGACACCAGTACTCCTCTTCGTCCTCGGACGACTCCCGCTCGCGTTCGCGCAGCTACAGCCGCAGGAAGCGGCACCGGCGGCACCACCGGAGCAGCTCccgcagctccagcagctggagCCGCAGCACCAGCGCCAGGTCCTGGAGGCGCAGCTACAGCCGGAGCCATAGCTCCGCCAGCCGCTCCTCCAGCTCGGCCAAAGTTTCCCCCCACCGCCGGGTTCCCAGGGGCCGCGGTGACGGCGACGCACTCCGCAGAGACTTCAACCGCTCTCGCATCTACCGCTCACAGTCCCCACGATCCAGAGGCCTTAACCGCAACGCCCACTCGTCCAGTTCTCAAGCTCTGAGGCCAGGAGGGTCCCGGGACGCAGGGGAGCAGAAGAACTCCCTCACCGCACGGCAACTTCTGGAGAGGGTTCAGTCGAAAAAAAGTTCCGACGATTCCGCCACTGGAACAAAATCTGGCGTTAAGATTAAAGACCCGCCTCAGGGCTACTTTGGTCCCAAACTACCCCCGACCTTGGGGAGTAAAGCCATGCTTCCGCTCTTTGGCAAACTGCAGGCAGGGAAGAAGCCCTTGATTCCCTTAACCAGACCGGACGAGGGCGAGAAATCAGGAACGGGGAAGGAGGCCGAGGCCGAAGTCATCCTGGTAGAGCCCATCAGGGAatttcctcctccaccgccgcctccagctccacctgttCAAAAGGTTGAGGAAGCCCCACAGATCACCGTCGTACAGGAGGAGACGCAGCACCCAGCTACAGAAGAAGTGCTCCAAGACCCTCAGCAGTTGTTTGAACAGGAGCCTTCCATGATGATGCCTCAGTACCAAGGAGATCCAGGACAGGACCCCTCCCAGAACCCCATGATGGAGCCCCTCATGCCGGAAATGCAGCAGCCCCAGCAGATGCACGCGTACCCTGCGTATCCACCGCCCGACCTGGAGGGCGAGGGcatggaggcggaggaggacggacTGGCTCCTCTGGAGAGTCAGCCCATCACCTTCACGccggaggagatggagaagtaCAGCAAGCTGCAGCAGGCAGCGCAGCAGcacatccagcagcagcttATGGCCAAGCAGGTCAAGACGTTCCCCTCGgccgccgctgcagcagctgctgccaaCATGGCCGCCAACTTGGCGCCGGCTCCGCCTCAGCCGACCCTGCAGCAGATCCACATCCAGCAGCCAACCGTGTCCATGGCCTCCGGCACGTCGATCACCACCATGCAACATGCCATCCTGCAACACCACGCCGCCACCGCCGCGGCCATGGGCATACACCCGGCGCACGCCCACCACCCGCACCCCGCGCACGCCCAGTTGGCCCAGGTGCACCACATTCCCCAGCACCACTTCACCCCCATCTCCCTGTCCCATCTGGGCCATTCCCTGGGCCACTCCCTCGGACACTCCCTGGGCCACTCCCTCGGACACTCGCTGGGCCACGCGGGGATGATCCCCGCCCACCATACCGCCTTCCTCTCTGGTCAGCCCATACACATTATTCCCGCCTCCGCACTTCACCACACCCCTCTGGCTCTGCACCACGTCCCACATGGCCTCTACCCGACACTCTTCACACCTCGGCCCTCgcaggccgccgccgccgcagcggCGCTCCAGCTCCACCCACTCCTACACCCGATATTTTCAGGGCAGGACCTCCAGCACCCCCCCAACCATGGCTCTTGA